From Selenihalanaerobacter shriftii, a single genomic window includes:
- the cysK gene encoding cysteine synthase A — MQIADNVLELIGNTPVVKLNKMLPKDIADIYIKLESFNPTRSVKARPAYNMIEQAEKGGTLKPGGTIIEPTSGNTGIGLAMTAAVKGYKAILIMPESASEERISIMKAYGAEVILTPANKGMTGAVKKSEELLTKTKNSFMPNQFKNPANPNAHRHTTAQEIVRTFDNLDLFISTAGTGGTVSGTGEELKKEFPNLKIYIVESENSPVISGGKSGDHKIPGTGPGFIPDTLNTNIYDRVYRINDEDALKTVRQLATEGILVGPSTGAAVWTAIQAAKEVGAGKTILTMAPDTGERYLSSDIF; from the coding sequence ATGCAAATCGCAGATAATGTTTTAGAATTAATCGGTAATACTCCAGTTGTTAAATTAAATAAAATGCTTCCTAAAGATATTGCTGATATTTATATCAAACTAGAGTCTTTTAACCCTACTAGAAGTGTTAAAGCTCGACCTGCTTATAATATGATTGAACAAGCTGAAAAGGGAGGAACCTTGAAACCTGGTGGTACGATTATTGAGCCTACTAGTGGAAATACAGGAATTGGGTTAGCTATGACCGCCGCTGTTAAAGGATACAAAGCTATCTTAATTATGCCTGAATCAGCTTCTGAAGAAAGAATAAGTATAATGAAAGCCTATGGCGCGGAAGTTATATTAACTCCTGCTAATAAAGGAATGACAGGTGCAGTAAAAAAATCAGAAGAATTATTAACAAAGACTAAAAATAGTTTTATGCCTAATCAATTCAAAAACCCAGCTAATCCAAACGCTCATCGCCATACTACTGCACAAGAAATAGTTAGAACTTTTGATAATCTAGATCTCTTTATTAGCACTGCTGGAACTGGTGGGACTGTATCTGGCACTGGTGAAGAGTTAAAAAAAGAATTCCCTAACCTAAAAATCTATATTGTCGAATCAGAAAATTCCCCTGTTATCTCTGGTGGAAAGTCTGGTGATCATAAGATACCTGGTACTGGTCCTGGTTTCATTCCTGACACCCTAAATACAAATATTTATGATAGAGTTTATAGAATTAATGATGAAGATGCTCTAAAAACTGTTAGACAATTAGCTACGGAAGGAATTTTAGTTGGCCCATCAACAGGTGCAGCGGTCTGGACTGCTATTCAAGCAGCCAAAGAAGTTGGTGCAGGTAAAACTATTCTAACAATGGCTCCTGATACTGGAGAGAGATATTTAAGTTCAGACATATTTTAA
- a CDS encoding DUF2061 domain-containing protein has product MSNKLRRIFKSITWRMTATTTTILIVYFLSGELKVAGGVALLEVIFKTIIYYLHETIWDKFKAIPENKRE; this is encoded by the coding sequence ATGAGCAATAAATTACGGCGAATATTCAAAAGTATTACTTGGCGAATGACAGCTACTACTACAACAATTTTAATAGTGTATTTTTTAAGTGGTGAGCTAAAGGTAGCTGGAGGAGTAGCCCTATTGGAAGTGATTTTTAAGACAATAATTTATTATTTACATGAAACAATCTGGGATAAATTTAAGGCTATCCCAGAAAATAAGAGAGAGTAA
- the cysC gene encoding adenylyl-sulfate kinase: MWHEGKVTYEDRCKNLTQNGVVVWFTGLSGSGKSTIAVEVEKELLKQGKAVYRLDGDNVRHGLNSDLGFAKEDRDENIRRIAEVAALFKDAGLITLASFISPFQEMRDFARERAGEDSFIEIYVKADVPTCAERDPKGLYQKAKQGEIDDFTGVSSPYETPETSDVIIDTDKLSIGESVQKILEVIANEQ, encoded by the coding sequence ATGTGGCACGAGGGTAAGGTCACGTATGAGGATAGATGCAAGAACCTAACCCAAAATGGAGTCGTCGTCTGGTTTACAGGTCTTTCTGGTTCTGGAAAGTCTACAATAGCTGTAGAAGTGGAAAAAGAGTTACTTAAACAAGGCAAGGCTGTTTATAGGTTAGATGGAGATAATGTCAGACATGGTTTGAACTCTGATCTTGGTTTTGCTAAGGAAGATCGAGATGAGAATATACGACGAATAGCAGAAGTGGCTGCCTTGTTTAAGGATGCGGGATTGATAACGTTAGCTTCATTTATTTCTCCTTTTCAGGAGATGCGGGATTTTGCGAGAGAAAGAGCAGGGGAAGATAGTTTTATTGAAATTTATGTAAAGGCTGATGTACCAACTTGTGCTGAACGTGATCCGAAGGGATTATATCAGAAGGCTAAACAAGGTGAGATAGATGATTTTACAGGTGTTTCTTCACCATACGAAACACCTGAAACTTCAGATGTAATTATAGATACAGATAAGTTATCTATTGGAGAATCAGTACAAAAGATATTGGAGGTAATTGCTAATGAGCAATAA